The stretch of DNA CCGGGCCGCGGGCGAGACGGCCGCCGCCTATCTGCACGGCCTCGCCGCCACCGCCCCACCCGTCCCGACCCCCGAGCGCGAGATCCTCGACCTCGACGAGGAGGCCCACCGGGCCGGCCACCTCGGCGCCCGACTGCACGGCCAACTCCGTGTGCCTGAGCTCCCGTTGCGAATCCAGCAGCGCAAGACCGGCACCAGCGCGCCCGACCCGCCGAGCACCGGCGGCATCGCCGCCGAACTCCGCACCTTCCTCCCCCCGGGCGCCCTGCTCGTGCTCGGCCCGGGCTCCACCACCCAGGCCGTGGCCGCCGCGCTGGGCGCCGAGACCTCCCTGCTCGGGGTCGACCTGCTCCGCCGTGAGGGCGAGGGCCTGCAGACCCTCGCCACCGGCCTCGGCGTCGATCACCTGCGCCAGCAACTCGCCGGCCAGGCCCCCTGGATCGCCCTCTCCCCCACCGGTGGGCAGGGCTTCCTGCTCGGCCGGGGCAACCAGCAGCTCTCCCCGCCGCTGCTCCGCGCCGCCGGGCGCGAACGCCTGCTGATCCTCGCCACCGAGGCCAAACTCGCCGCCCTCGGCGGCCGCCCGCTCCTGCTCGACACCGGCGACGAGGCCCTCGACGCCGAACTCTCCGGCCACCACCCGGTGATCACCGGTTTCCGCCGCCGTACCGTCTACCGCGCCCAGTAGCCCAACACCCCATCTTCCGAGAGGAATCACCGTGATCGACCTCACCGGCCGCCGGGCCATCGTCACCGGCGGAGCCGCCGGCATCGGCCGCGCCACCGCCACCCTGTTCGCCGAGCTCGGGGCCCAGGTGGTGATCGCCGATCTGGACGCCGAGCAGGGCGAGCACACCGCCAAGGAGATCGGCGCCACCTTCATCCGCTGCGACGTGGCCAGCCGCGCCGACTGCGAGGCGGTGGTGGCCGCCGCCGTCGAGCTGCACGGCGGGGTGGACGTGCTGTTCAACAACGCGGGCATCATCCGCCGGTCCACCGTCTGCGAGATCACCGACGCCGACTGGGACCTGGTGATGGCGGTCAACGTCCGCTCGGTGATGGTGCTGAGCGGGCTGGTCATCCCGCTGATGGCGGCGAACGGCGGTGGCAGCATCGTCAACACCGGCTCCGGCTGGGGCATCAAGGGCGGCGAGCGGGCCGCCTCGTACTGCGCCTCCAAGGGCGCGGTGGTCAACCTGACCCGGGCGATGGCCATCGACCACGGGCCGCAGGGCATCCGGGTCAACTGCGTCTGCCCGGGCGACACCGCCACCGGCATGCTGGCCGAGGAGGCCCGCCAACTCGGCGCCAGCGTCGACTCGTTCTACAGCGACGCCGCCGACCGACCGCTCGGGAGGATCGGCCAGCCGCTGGACATCGCCCGCACGGTGGCCTTCCTCGCCAGCGAGGCCGCCGCCTTCGTCAGCGGCGCCGTGCTCGCGGTGGACGGCGCCGGGACGGCCTGAGCCACTGCGATACTGACGAGAGCCACGATGGGGAGAGGGAGCAGCGTCATGCCGATCGAGCGGCGTCCACTGCGCGAGCAGGTCAAGGACGAACTCCTGGAGCGCCTGGCCCGGGGCGAGTTCACCGCCGGGGAGCCGATCAACGAGGTCCACCTGGCGGCCGAGCTGGGGGTGAGCCGCACCCCGCTGCGCGAGGCGATGATCTCGCTCGAACGCGAGGGCGTCATCACCAGCGAGCGCGGCAAGGGCTTCCGCTTCGCGCTGCTGAGCGCCCAGGAGTTCCGCGATCTGACCACCATCGTGGCCGCCCTCGAGTCACTGGCCCTCGAACTCTCCGACCCGGCCCACCTGCGCGCCATCGCCCCGCGCCTGCTGGCCGAGGCCCGGGCGTTCAGCGCCCCGCAGGCGCCGTACGACGTGATAGAGCGCTACGACGACGCCTGGCACGACCTGCTGCTCTCCGGCTGCCGCAACGAGCGGCTGATGGACCTGATCACCTCGCTCAAGCTCACCATGCACCGCTACGAGCGCCTCGCCGTGGGCGATCAGGACGTGCTGGAGCGCACCGCCGCCGAGCACGAGCGGATCGCCGAGTGCCTGCTCACCGAGGGCGCCGGGGGCACCGAGGCCGCCGTGCTCGCGCTGCGCCACAACTGGACCAGCGGCATGGAGCGCATCCTGGAGCGCCTGCCCACCCCGTGAGCCCCACCCGGCCGACGGGCGGGCTCAGGCCCGCCCGTCGGCCAGCCGCTTCTCCAGGTCCGCCGTCCGCGCCTCGACCAGCTCCATCATCCGGACGGTCTCGTAGCCGAGGGTGTGGTTGACGCTGATCATGTGGGTGTTGACGGCCGCGGTCGAGGTCAGCACCCGGCTCAACTCCGGCCGCTCCACGGTGAGGTGCCGCATCATCGCGGCCTTCATCGCCCGCCCGAGCCCGTGCCCGCGGTGCGCGGCCACCACGGAGGTGTCGTAGACGAAGCCGAACTCCCTTCGGTAGGGCAACAGATGGACCACGTGCGTGCCGACCACGGCGCCGGTGCTCTGCTCCACCGCGACCACCACCCGCTGCTCCACTCCGTTCCCGGCCAGCTCCCGGTCGGCCTCCCGCACCCGCTCGGCCGTCCAGGCCGTGGCGCGGAAGCTGCTCCGGCCGCGCGGGGCGTCCTCGATCGCCTGCCGGGCCACCGCGTACGAGTCCACCAACTCCTCGGGCGTCGCCCCGGACCAGTCGGCCAGCCGGTAGCCGGCGGCCACCTGCACCTCCCACATCCGGGCCGGGGTGGCCGCGACCAGCAGCGCCTGCATCACCATCCGCTGGGTCACCTCGAACCCGTGCCGGGCGGCCCAACTCGCCGCCGCCGCTTCCGGCTTCATCGGCAGCCCGACCACCGTCTCCCGCCCGGACTCCCGGACGGCGCCCAGCACCGTGCGGAGCAGCCCGGTGCCGATGCCCTGCCGCCGCAGCTCCGGATGGACGTGCACCTCGACCCTGGCCACCGCGGCATTGGAGCCGTCCGGCAGCCCGAGCTTCGCCGTGCCGACCAGCCGCCCGGCCAGGTACCCGGCCCAGTACCGGCAGACGCCGTCCTCGAGCGGCGGCGCCTGGAGCCGGCCGATCGCGCTGTCGTAGGTCAGCGGCGGATCCTCGGGCCAGTCCACCAGCACGGCCGCCGCCCGCATCGTGTGGTACTCCACCAGCTCCCGCTCACCGGCCCCGGCCGGGTCGAACGGCCGGATCTCGAGCGCCACCGTTCTCTCTCCCTCATGCAGCACCGGGCCAGTTTATCGGCCCGGCCGGCCTTGGTCGGCGTCTTCCACCCGACTAGGGGACAGCCCGACCGAGGCGGCAGCCCGACCGACTGCGAGCCCGCCTCGAGAGCCGCGGCTGCGCCGTGCCCGACCGACCGACCCCACGGGACAT from Kitasatospora sp. MMS16-BH015 encodes:
- a CDS encoding ATP-NAD kinase family protein, with protein sequence MTPPAGGPPPVLGLIVNPVAGLGGPVGLGGSDGAAVQRMAQHLGAQPRAGERAALALAELRYRHPEPFRLLTPAGPMGAEAAHSAGLTPLLVHHPAAETSSADTAAAVRALRAAGAQLILFAGGDGTARDLLDADPGCPVLGVPTGVKMHSAVFAVHPRAAGETAAAYLHGLAATAPPVPTPEREILDLDEEAHRAGHLGARLHGQLRVPELPLRIQQRKTGTSAPDPPSTGGIAAELRTFLPPGALLVLGPGSTTQAVAAALGAETSLLGVDLLRREGEGLQTLATGLGVDHLRQQLAGQAPWIALSPTGGQGFLLGRGNQQLSPPLLRAAGRERLLILATEAKLAALGGRPLLLDTGDEALDAELSGHHPVITGFRRRTVYRAQ
- a CDS encoding SDR family NAD(P)-dependent oxidoreductase: MIDLTGRRAIVTGGAAGIGRATATLFAELGAQVVIADLDAEQGEHTAKEIGATFIRCDVASRADCEAVVAAAVELHGGVDVLFNNAGIIRRSTVCEITDADWDLVMAVNVRSVMVLSGLVIPLMAANGGGSIVNTGSGWGIKGGERAASYCASKGAVVNLTRAMAIDHGPQGIRVNCVCPGDTATGMLAEEARQLGASVDSFYSDAADRPLGRIGQPLDIARTVAFLASEAAAFVSGAVLAVDGAGTA
- a CDS encoding GntR family transcriptional regulator, with protein sequence MPIERRPLREQVKDELLERLARGEFTAGEPINEVHLAAELGVSRTPLREAMISLEREGVITSERGKGFRFALLSAQEFRDLTTIVAALESLALELSDPAHLRAIAPRLLAEARAFSAPQAPYDVIERYDDAWHDLLLSGCRNERLMDLITSLKLTMHRYERLAVGDQDVLERTAAEHERIAECLLTEGAGGTEAAVLALRHNWTSGMERILERLPTP
- a CDS encoding GNAT family N-acetyltransferase, giving the protein MALEIRPFDPAGAGERELVEYHTMRAAAVLVDWPEDPPLTYDSAIGRLQAPPLEDGVCRYWAGYLAGRLVGTAKLGLPDGSNAAVARVEVHVHPELRRQGIGTGLLRTVLGAVRESGRETVVGLPMKPEAAAASWAARHGFEVTQRMVMQALLVAATPARMWEVQVAAGYRLADWSGATPEELVDSYAVARQAIEDAPRGRSSFRATAWTAERVREADRELAGNGVEQRVVVAVEQSTGAVVGTHVVHLLPYRREFGFVYDTSVVAAHRGHGLGRAMKAAMMRHLTVERPELSRVLTSTAAVNTHMISVNHTLGYETVRMMELVEARTADLEKRLADGRA